The segment CGTGAAGCTTGTGCGCATGGCCAGATAGGCCGGATCGCAGCAATCGGTATAGGGCAATTTGATCGTGCGGTATCGCGCGGCATCGGCAGCGGCGGGCGTTGGCGCGGCGAGCTCGGCCAGTTCGACGCGATCAAAGGCGATCCTGTCAATATCGGTTTGCGAGGGACCCGGTCGCCACGGGGCATAGAAAAGCCCCCAGAACAGCAACTGCACTACCAAGATCAACAGGCCAAGGCGCCGAAGGTCCTTGCTCCGCCCTCCCGTTACAGGTGCCTGACGCGCAATTGCGCCTGTTACGCCAATCCCACTCGACACTCTGTTCCCCCGACATCCCCATGCGGTCTGACGAAGGTCTTACGTAAAGCATGCTGCTACAACAATAGCTTACCAGCCGGATCAGGGGGCTCGGTCATTGGGGACGGCTCGGGCTGGGTCTGCCCAAACCGTCCCCGGCGCCGCGCTGCAGCGCTGGCGGATCAACAGGCGACCGAGCCGAGAACGCCGCCGAGCTTTTTCTAACGAAGGTTCGCTATTGGGGCACGGTGCTTGACCGCGCCATGCCACGGATATGGGGGCGGGTCAGTCGAGGCACATATTGATCGCACCGGCCAGTTTACTGCCATAGACGATGCTGGGATTGGCGGCGGCTTCGACCTCGGCGTCAAATGCCTCGGGGTCGACCGCCATATGCTTTGCAGAACAGGCGCATAGCATGGCGCGGTCCTGCCGCGAAGCGCGCATCCGCACGCGTACCCCGTGGTCGTCGAAGCCGGGGAGAAGAATGCCGCCCTCGATCGCCTGCTCGCACAGCCGGGCATCGGCTTCACTTTCACCGTCATCAGCGTCTTCGTCTGGATGGGCGTAGTCGGTTCCGGCAAGGTCGGCCATGTTGCCGCTGCCGGGCAGGCAGGATTGCAAGGCATCCTCGATCTTTGCCTGCATGGCGTGGGCTTCGTCATCCCCCGTGGCACGCAGCAAGCCATGCCGGTCGGTGGGGTCATCGGCGAATTCCTCACCAACGCAATGACAATATTCGGCACGATCCCAAAGAGTGCGGTCGATGGTCTCGCGATAGGGTTTGCCGGCGATCGCCTCCAACTCCCCTTCCAGCACCATGGCACAAATCCGCTTGCCTAGGTCATAGCGCTGTTCCTTGACGCTTTGCCCCTGCGATATCTGCGCAGTCAGGAGTATGCCTATGGCAGCAAGGAGGGCAAATGGACGCATGGCCGATATTTTCCTGGCGTGGTGAGCGATCAGGCCGCAGGTGAGGCAACGGGCGGAGTGGCGCTTGCCGTGCGCCTGCGCCGCCACCAGATCGCCCCGTATATACCTGCCCCGATCAGCACGAACAGCGCGACGGCAAGCAGAGGACGGTAGAAGAGCCAGGCGATCGCAATGGTGAGCGTACCGAGCGCGAGGCCGGAGACCATGGCGATGAAGCCGGTTCCCATGCGCACGATCGAGCCAAGAAGCGGAAGGACATCGGCCAGCACGCCGAGCGGCCCCAGCACCATCTTGAATCCCGCGACCAGCACGACGAAGCCGATCGCGCGTAGCACCCAAGCTGTCGTGCGGTTGGCCGATTTCGCCTGCGCGAACATCTGCTCAGCGGATGCGGTGCCCGCCCGAACCATCAGGATCTGCGCACCGGCCTTGGTGGGGTAGGGCTGAATGGTGCCGCGCGTCTGCCCCCCTATGATGCTGACCGCCATGCCCTGGGGCGCAGTGACATAGGAAATCTTCATGTCCCCCACCTTCGGTTCAGCCGGATTATCTCCGATGTAAAGACGGCCTTCGGTCACCGAGGCAGGGCGCGACAAGGCCTTGGTGGCGATTTCGGCCTGCTCGGTGGTGATCTGGAAAGGGTGATCGGCGGAAAGGCCGTTCAGAACGGCGGCGTCCACGCCGAAGGCGCCAACTTTGCCATGTTCGGCACTGAAGCTCTCATTTTTTAGCGTCGGGGCCGGGTTCTCATGGCCGGCAGGCTGGTGAAAACCGCTCGAATCCCGCGCAAAGTCGCTCCATTCGCGAGCATAGCTATAGGTGGTGGTCGTTTCCTCGCCGCCGCCCAGCTTGGTACGCGTCTCGGACTTGGCGGTTTGTTGCCACTGATAATATTCCACTTTGCGCATCAGGATCAACGCATCGCTCTGGATCCCCAACGCCGCATCCTGACGCACGCCTTCGGCAAGCGCGGGGGCCGAGACATGGACCAACCGTCCCTCATTGGCCGGATCGATCCGGTTTGCGTCCACCGCGACGACATTTGCGGCGCCTTCCGCATTGGCCCGGATCGCATCGACTGAACGTCCCTCGTTCCAGAAAAGCAGTACGATCCCGGCCAATGCCAAAATCAGCCCGGTCACTACGCCACGAAAGGAAGCGCCGAGACGGGAAAACCACGAGCTGTGGGTGGTAAAGATGATCGGATCGGGCATGGCGTGACTCTCGAAATGGACCGCAAGGCGCGCACCAGGCCGCCTGCACAAGCCTCAGCCGATAATATGCCCAGCCATCTCATGGCTGCGCCATAGATATGGGGGGGCGGGCCACGTAGATAGACGAGGGAGAAATCGGGCTCGCGTCGCTCCATAATTCTTGGTTCACAGCCCCAGCCCAAAGCGCGTTCTGCAGCGGTCAAATCCTGCTCCCGAAACCAACACCACAACACACACAGGCGCCACTCGGCGCCTTTTTTGTGCCCAAATACCTGGCGTCCGGCGCCCGCGCGGCGTTTGCATCACCCGCACAATCGCCACTCCGACGGGAATCAGAGCTCAATCCGCAAAACGCAGTGGTATGGCTCTGCCGCGACTATCGCGAGTGTGCTGTACTATTGTTCAATGTAAATTGACGCATGGGTCGTTATTCCATAGACCAATAACATTCGCGAAGTTTTGCGATGGCTCGAAGGCATAATTCGAGCGCTGCGTACTGTACCATCGTGCAATAAAATTGTGTGGGGAGAGGTATGGTTCACCGTTATGGACGGCGTGTTTCGCTATCGGCCGGGCTTTTGCTGGCGGCTGCACCTGCAATCGCGCAGGAAGGCGGGCTGGAAGATATTGTTGTCACTGCGCAGAAGCGCGAGGAATCGCTTCAAAAGACGCCGATTTCAGCCGCGGCCTTCACCAGCGCCGCGCTTGAGGCACGCGGCATCGCCAATCTGAGCGACCTGCAGGCGCAGGTGCCCAATCTGCAGCTGACGCCGCATCCCAACAGCGCCACCACCAGCCGGATCTTCATCCGCGGCGTCGGCAATCTCGACGATCAGATCACGCAGGATCCGAGCGTCGCCGTCTATATGGACGGCGTCTATATCGGCCGCAGCCAGGGGCTCGCGAACGAGGTTGCCGAGTTGGAACGGATCGAGGTGCTGCGCGGCCCGCAAGGCTCGCTCTATGGACGCAACGCCACGGGCGGCGCGATCAACTTCATCACGCGCGCACCGGTGCTAGGCGAATTCGAGGCCAAGCAGAGCGTCTCGGTCGGCAATTACGATCTCTTCCGCACGCGCACGCGGCTGAACATTCCGCTGGGCGATACGCTTGCGGTCGAGCTGGGCTATCTCCATGCCCGCAAGGACGGCTTCGTCGCCAATCGCGGCACCGGCGTGAAGCGCTTCGGCGATCAGCGCCGCGATGCCTACCGCGCGGCGGTGCGCTGGGTACCCATGGACGGTCTCGATTTCCGTTATACCTATGACCGCTCGGACATTGGCGACACCCCGCCCTATGTCGCGCTCAGCCCGCTTTACCCGGCCATGGCGGTTCGCCCGGACGAAGGCTCGTCCGCGGTGGCGGGGTTGCTGCGCAACGATGTGCGCGCCGAAGGGCATAATTTCACCGCCAACTGGCAGATCAACGACGATCTCGCGCTCAAATCAGTGACCGGCTATCGCAAGCTGCGCAATTTCTCGAACCAGAATTATCTGGCCGGTGCGCTCGGGCCCTTTGCGCTGTTCACCAACCAATTCGACGATCACCAAAAGCAGTTCAGCGAGGAAATCCAGCTCGTCGGATCGGCGCTGGAATCGCAGCTCGAATATGTCTTCGGCCTCTATTATTTCGATGAATCCTCGCGCAGTGCGGCGCGCACCGTCACCGCGGCGCGCATTGCCACTGACCGCGCGGTAACCGCCGACAACCGCGCCTATGCGGTTTACGGCCAGGGCACCTACAGCCCCGATGCGCTCGACAACCGGCTGCACCTGACCCTGGGGCTGCGCTGGTCGCGCGACGAACGCAAGGCGACGCTGCAGGATGTCGTGACCCAGGCCAATGGCACCGCGACGACATTGCCGGCAGGCGCGGGCGACAACCGCTTCAGCAATGTCAGCCCCACCGCCATCCTCGCCTATGATATCAGCGATCGGATCAACGCCTATGCCAAGCTGGCGCGCGGCTATAAATCGGGGGGCTATAATGTCCGCGCCTCGACCACGCAGCGTTTCAATGAAGGCTTTGGCCCCGAAACGCTGACCTCCTATGAGCTTGGCCTGAAATCCGATCTGCTCGAACGGCGCCTGCGGTTCAATATCGCGGCCTTCTATGCCGATTATAAGGATATCCAGATCAACACCCAGAGCGACGCGACCAACCCCACGCGCACCGATGTGCTCAATGCGGGCAAGGCGCGGATCAAGGGGGTGGAGGTCGATATCACCGCCAAGCCCGCCGACGCGCTCACCCTTACCGCCAGCTATGGCTATACCGATGCCAGCTATCAGCGGATCGCGGGGCTGAACGGGCAAAATCTGGCGCACCTGTTCGTCTTCACCAATATTCCCAGGCACAGCCTCAATCTGGGCGCCGAATATGTCGTGCCTGATACGCCGATCGGCACGCTCACCGCCGGCATCAACTATAATTTCCAGGACCGCGCCTACGCGGCGAGCAACGATCCGCGCTATATCATCCCCGATTACGGCCTGCTCGATGCGCGGCTGACCCTGTCCGAGTTGCCCGTGGGCGCCGCCGATATCCGCCTGTCGCTTTGGGGCAAGAACCTCACCGACAAGAAATATTACAGTTTTCACGGCAATTCGGGGCTGCCCGGCGCCATCTTCGGCGATCCGCGCAGCTATGGCCTCGATCTGTCGCTCGCATTCTGAACAGTGCGAGAGAGGAGAGACATGACACAGACCGCTTCTTCATCCGATCTCGGCCATGTCCGGGTCACGCCCGTGCAACCGCTGATCGGCGCCGAGATATCGGGCATTTCGGTCGGCACGGCGAGCCCGGCTGAGCTTGACCTCATCCACAAGGCGCTGCTCCAATATAAGGTGATCTTCTTTCGCGATCAGAGCCTGTCGCGCGCCGAGCATGTGGCGTTCGGCGAATATTTCGGCGAGCTCGAAGTCCACCCGCTGTCCGCGCATCCCGAGCATCCCGAACTGCTCGTGCTCGATTCGATCGGTGGTCTGCGCGAGGGGCGGCAGGCGCCGTCGGCCGATTTCTGGCACAGCGACACCACTTTCCGCGATACGCCGTCAGCGTCGTCGATCCTGATGGGCTATACGATCCCGCCGCTGGGCGGCGATACCTTATGGTGCAACACCGCCGCCGTTTATGACGGGCTCGACGATGATCTGAAGGAACGGATCGAAACGCTCCACGCCGTGCACAATGGCTTGGTGTCCTTCGGCCGTCATCTCGACACCGCAGAAAAACAGGCGGCCTTTCTCGAACGCCATCCGCCGCAGATCCACCCCGTTGTGCGCCTCCACCCCGAAACCGGCGAACGGCTGCTCAACGTCAATAGCGGGTTCACCACGCATATTCTCGACGTGTCCGAAGACGAAAGCACCGATCTGCTCCGGCGCCTGTTCGACGAGGTGAAGCGGCCCGAATATCAGGTCCGCTTCCGCTGGGCACCGGGATCGATCGCCTTTTGGGACAATCGCTCGACGCAGCATTACGGCGTTGCGGATTATCTGGGCGTTCGCCACCTTGAACGCGTCACCGTCGTCGGCGACCGGCCGAAGGGACCGCATCCACGAGGATAAGCAGCAAGGGGAGACGGGTGATGCGGGCAACGGAGACTGTCTTGCACGAGCAGCTGGTGGCGGAGCGCGGGATGACGAGGGGGCCCTATTTCACCCTCTTCGTCCTCTTTTGCAGCCAGATGTTCGCGATCGGTACGATAGCGTACGGGTTCGGCCTGTTGGCCAAACCCATCGCCAGCGAATTCTCCCTGTCGCGGGCGGATATGAATATCGGTCTGATGACGCTGATCCTCGGCATGGCGATCTTTTCTCCCCTGATCGGGCGTGCGCTCGATCGGCTGCCGGGCCGCGTCATCCTGTCGGCGGGGGCGGTGCTGTTCGGGGTAGGGTGCCTCGCCATCGCCCTGTCGGCCTCGCTCGGCGCGATGATCTTTGCGGCCTTTTTCCTCGTCGCCTTTGGCGGCGCGGCGCTGGGGCCACTTACCGGCTCAACGCTCACCGCGCGGGTCTTTTCCGAAAATCGCGGCCGCGCGCTCGGCATTGTCTCGGTGTCGACCTCGGTCGGCGGCATGCTGCTTTTGCCGGTCATGGCCTGGATCGTCGAGGGGCATGGCTGGCGCGCGGCGATCGGTGCGGTCGGGCTCGCCGTGCTCGTCCTCATCGGCGGGCTTGGCTGGCTGGTGCGGACGGGGCCGGCGGAGCAGGATGGGCTGGCCGCCGATGCTGCGCCCGCGCCGCAATGGACGGCGGGTGCTTGCCTCCGCACCGTTGATTTCTGGGCGATCGCGCTGTCGATCGGTCTGGTCATGGCGGTCGATCAGGCGCTCCTCGTCTCGCTCATTCCCTATGGCACCGACCGTGGCTTCTCGCTTCAGTCGGCCACGCTTGTCGTCTCGCTCATCTCGGGGATGGCCATTGCCGGCAAGCTCGCCGTCGGGACGCTGGCAGACCGGGTCGATCCGCGCTGGCTGTTTCTGGGGATCATCGTCCTGACTGCGGCCTTTCTGCTGCTTCTCACCTTCGATCCCGGCTATCCGACGCTGATCGGCGCGGCAGCGGTCGTCGGCATTGGCTTTGGCGGCACGATGCCGCTCTGGGCAACCTTTATCGCCCGGCATTTCGGCACCAGCTCGTTCGGCACGGTGATGGGGCTGATGGTCCCGCTCCAGATGCCGCTCAATCTGATCGCGATCAGCTATGTCGGTCATGCCTATGACCGTTCGGGCAGCTATCATCCGGCCTATTTCATATGTCTGGCGGTGTTGCTCGTGGCGCTGCTCGCGGTGCTGCCGCTGCGCCGCGTGCCGGCGCGCTAGGCGGCGATCATCGGTCGCCGAACAGCGCGCTGAACACGCGTTCGGTTTCTTCGTCCAGATAGGCGCGTCGTTCCGCCGGCGGCAGGCGCAGCGCATATTCGCCGATCGGCGTGGTCGCGGCGGACCAGAGAATGCCGTCCAGATGGTCCGCATCGGCAAAGCCCTGCGCGCGCAGCCAGCGCATCGCGTCGATCCCGCGCACCTGCCGCAGCGTCAGCGCAAGGCTTTCGAACCGGGGAAAGCGGATCGCCGCATGGTTGAGCGCGAGCATCGCGGCGATTTCCCAGCGTTCCTCATCCTTTTCGTCGAGCAGAACCGAGGCGATGAACTGCTGGCGCGGCTGGCGCGCCTGCACCACCGCATGGACGGCGCGGCGCTGGATCTCCTGAAACGCATCGGCGATCAGGTCTTCCTTGCTCGCATAGAAATAGGTCGTTGCGGCAAGCGACACCTCGGCTTCGGCGGCGACCTTGCGGTGCGTCAGATTGGCCAGCCCCTCGCGCCCGATGATCCGCATCGCGGCGTCGATGATCCGGCGTTTGCCCTGCGGAAGGCTGGGCGCCTGATCCACTTCGGGCAGTTCCGGGTCTGGCACGCGCATCAACACCGCACGGCGGGTCAGGCGATCCTCCAGCCGCGCGATTACCGCGCTGATCAACGCATCGCGCCGGAACGCCACCGGATCGAGCAGCGCGAAGGGAACAAGGCCCTCGGCGATCAGCCGGCGTATGGCGATCCTGTCGGGCGCGGTGTCGTGATGCTGCAAAAGCGTCTGCCAAAAGGCGGCGCGCGTCTCGATCGCGATCGCCGGTGGCTCGTCGAGCGGCAGCAGCCCGCGCAGCGCCGCGCGCCGCAGTTCCTGCTGCAGGATGACGAGCGGCCCCAATTCGCGCGTCAGCGCTGTCACCGTCGCCGCGACCAGCGCGCCCGTCGAAAGCAGGCGTGCGGCGGGATCCTCCAGCGCGCGCAGCACACCTTGGCGCCACTCCGCCAAGGTTACCCCCGCCGCGCCGTGAACCGCGTTCAGCAGCCCGGCTATCGTCTTGAAATAATAAATGACCGCCGATGGCGCGATACCGATCCCGCCCGCCACCGCCCGCGCGGTGACGCCGCCAATCCCGGTTGCGCACGCAATGCGCACCGCCTCGGCGACAATCGCCCCCGCTGTTTCCTCGCTGGCCTGTTTCTTTTTGGACATGATCTCACGCCAACTATCTCTTGCGGAAAGAAAATTGGCAAATGCAATTGGTGCTGGCCGGTCCTCCTCCGGATGAACGGTGCGCGCGTGCCCCATGCTCACCCATTTGTGTGATGCGATGCGCCCGATGCTCTTTCAGAATGACGGACGGAAGGAGGAGTCTGGCCTGCTTCCGCCGAGGCGCGTGGTCGAGCGCGTATGATGGAAAAATAACATGGAAGAGCGGGATATGTCTGATCTGGTCACTGGCGGCGAAGCCGTGGTTGCGGCGCTCGAAGCGCTTGGTGTCGAATGTATTTTCGGCGTGCCGAGCCAGCAGAATCTGGCGCTTTTCGATGCCTTGTCGAAATCCACGCAGATCCGGGTGATCGGCACCCGCAATGAGGCGGGGGCCGCGCATGCCGCCGATGGCTATGCGCGCGCGACCGGCAGGCTCGGTGTCGCGATCGTCAGCACGGGGCCGGGCACCGCCAATGCCGTGAACGGGCTTTATGAGGCGGGCTTTGCGTCATCCCCGGTCATGCTCATCACCACGCAGATCGACCGGGTTCATCTGGGCAAGCACAAGGCGTTCATCCACGATGCCGAAGGCCAGTTCGCGATGCTGCAAAGCGTCACCCGGCGCACCGCGCGGGTGCTCCACGGCCACCAGATCCGCGAAACGCTGCTGGCGGTGGCCGAGGATATACTGAGCGGCCGGCCCCAGCCCGGCGCCATCGAAATTCCGACCGATCTGCTCTCGGCGCGCATTCCGGCCAGCACGGCCGCGCCCCGGGCGCTCCAGCATGACGCGCCGAACCCGGCGATGCTGGGCGCGGTCGCCGATCTGATCGCAAAGGCAAAGCGGCCGCTTTTGTGGCTTGGCGGCGGGTGCATCCGGGGCGATGCCGAGGCGTCGGTGCGCGGCTTTGTCGAGCATCTCGGCGCGCCGGTGGTGACGACGCTCAATGGCCGCAGCGCGCTTGCGACCGATCATCCGCTCGCTGTCGGCAGCGCGACCTCCTATCCGGCGTTCCGCAAGCTGCTCGACGCCGCCGATCTCGTGGTGGCGGTCGGCACACGGTTTCAGGCGGTGGCCAGCGGTTTCTGGACGCTTCCGCTGGCGGGCAAGCTGGTGCAGATCGATATCGAACCCGCGATGATCGGGCGTAATTTCCCGGTGCTGGCGGGTGTTGTCGGCGATGCGGGCGAGACGCTCGATGCGCTGCGCGATCTTGTCCCGGGCGGCACCGTCGATCCCGAATTCATACGGTTGGGCGCGGATGTGCGCGATGAACTGCTCGACGATTCCACCGATCGCATCGGCCCCGATCATGCGCGGCTCTGCGATATCGCAGACGCCGTGTTGCCGCACGATCGCATCGTCGTGTGCGATGCGACGATGGTGGGCAACACATGGGGCAGCTACCGGCTTCCGATCCGCAACTTTAGGGGCTTCACTTACAGCACCAGCCTCGCGATCGGCGTGGCGCTGCCTGTCGCGATCGGCGCTGCGATCGGTTCGGGGCACCGCACGCTTGCGATCCACGGCGACGGCGGCGTGATGCTCAATTTGGGGGAATTGGCGACAGCGGTAGAAACGCGCGCGCCGATGACGCTGCTGGTGTTCAACAATCGCGGTTACGGCGTGCTCAAGATCCTGCAGGAAGCGGCGGGCGTCACGCCCTATGCGGTCGATCTCCACACCCCCGATTTTGTCGGACTGGGCAAGGCGATGGGAATGCCGAGCGAACGCGTCGACAATCCCGACGATTTCCAGGCTGCGCTCGAACGGTCGGTGCGGATCGACGGGCCGTCACTGATCGAGGTCGATCTTGCCTTGATGGGCGAACCCCGGCTTTGAGCCGGGGCTGCTTTAATCGACGATGAAATATGGTGGACGCGGGTGCGTCCACCATGGGCAGATCAGTTCCCGAACCGGAATTTGGCCGAAAGGCCGTACATGCGCGGTTCGCCGTACAGTGCGGATTCGAACCCGATCGCGCCACCCAGCGGAAAGCCACCCAGAATATAGGCCTTGTTCGTCAGGTTCGTCGCGAACACCGACAGGTCGATCCCGCTCTGTGCGACGTCGGCCAGCTCGATTCGGGCGTTGACGAGGCTGTAACCGGGATAGGTGGTGATCAGATTGGCGGCGAGCTCGTTCGTGTTCGCACGTCCCTGCCAGCTATAATCGGCCGCCACGCTGAGCCGCCCGAACGACTCTGCTGTCGGCACTGTGTAATGGATCCCGAAGCCATATTTCCATTTGGGCTGGAACGCCGTTTGGCGGCCCTTCACGGCAGCGGTGCCCGGCACCGTCACGTCGCTATGCGCGTCGAGATAGGATGCAAAGCCGTTGATCAGCAGATTGTCGACGGGCTCCAGCGTGGTTTCGAATTCGACCCCCTTGTTCGTCGCTTCGGCCGCGTTGCGGACGAGCGACTGGATCGCGACATTCGGGATCACGACGGGTTGCGAGATCTGGATGTCTTTATACTTGTCGAGGAACAAGGCGAGGTTGGTGCGCAGCGGGAAGCCGACATTCCAATCCGCCTTCAGGCCGATTTCATATTCGTCGACGAATTCGGGTTCGAACCGGGTGAATTCGGGTGCGGGGGAGGGGAGGTTGACGCCGCCGCTCTTGTAACCGTGGCGATAGGCGGCATAAATCTGCGCGTCGTCCGACAGCTTGTACCGCACGGTCGCATCATAGGACGGCGCCTTGAACTTCGCATCCGCGCTGAACGGGCAGGTGATCGGCCCGGTGCCCGTCGGCACGCGCTGGGTGCAGTTGCCCTGCGTGTCGGAAACGCTGATGCTCGCTTCGCGCTTGTCCCAGGTGTAACGGAACCCGCCGGACACTTGCAGCCGATCGGTAAGGTCGGTTTCGACATGCGCGAAGACGGCGTTGCTTTCGTCCCGCGCATCGAGATTGCGGACGGTGATCGTGCCGAACAGGTGCTGGCGCAATTCCTGCGGGAAACCCGGCTTCGACAGTTCGTGGTAGAAACCCAGAATATAGCTGGTGTTCAGCCCCGGGATCCGGCCCTGAACCTGGAACTCCTCGGTCAGTTGCTCCTGACCGGTCTGCCATTTGCGGGGCAGTGTGGCGTTTTCATACAGGAAGGTGGGGATCGGTGTCCCGTCGTAATCGCTTCCCCGATCGATGCGCGATTTCCGGACGGAAATGATGTTCTTGAGCGTGATCGTGTCGGTCACGTCCCACGACGTCTTGTTGGTGATCCCGAAATTATACTGCTCGTCGTACAACAAGGTCGGGATCATCGTGCGCCGCACCCCCAGTTCCTTCTGCCGTTCCAGATAGGGCGCAAGCGCCGCCGCGATCGGCATGTTGGAGTTGATTTGGCGCAATATGGCGGATGTGCCGTTCTGATCCTTGTGCAGTCCGTCGATGATCGTCAGGCTTTCAAAGCCATCGGTCGGGGTGAGCAGAACCGACGCGCGATACGCCTTGTAGTCGCGGTTATCCATGTCCTGGCCGGTGACGACATTCTTGGTGAAGCCGTCGCGCTTGGCGATATTGGCGGCCAGTCGAACCGCAAGAAAATCCTCGATCACGGGCACGTTCAGGACCGCTTCGAATTCGCGCCGATCATAATTGCCGATCGTTGCCTTCGCATGACCCTCGATCACGCCGGTCGGCCGCTGGGGTTCGAACAGCACGGCACCGCCCGTGGTGTTGCGCCCGAAAAGCGTGCCCTGCGGACCTTTCAGCACCTGAACATTGGCGAGGTCGAAAAACATGCCGGGGCCGGCGATGTCGGTCGGCACTTCGGCGAAATAGGTCGCGACGCTGGTGAAGTTGCGCTGGCCGGTGTTGAAGATGCCGGGGCCCTGACCGCGCAGGTAGAAGCTGGCTTCATCGCGCCGTTGTCCCGAGATGTTGAGCCCAGGCACCGATTGCCGCAGATCCTCGACCGCGCGGACGCCCTTCTGTTCGAGCGCCTGGCCCGAAAGCGCGGTGATCGCGACGGGAACTTCCTGAAGCGATTCCTCGCGTCGGCGCGCGGTGACGATGATGTCTTCGATTGTGTGGCTGGAATGCGCTTCCGTGGCTGCCGGTGCATTTCCCTGGGCATCGCTGTCCTGCGCCTGCGCCTCGAACGCGGTAAACGACACAATAACAGCCGCTGACAAACGCAACTTTTGTCGAAATTTCATTCAGCTATCCTCCCCAACGAATGTTGAGCCAATGCCCGCCGGACGGCCTGCGCGGGATGGCGCGGCGCTCTCTCTGATCGGGCGCGTAATGAGGTGCCTGCCCGGGGCGGCTCCGGTCATGATGCAAATGGATGAAGGCAGATCCGTGCCTGGCTGCTACCCCTGCGCATAATGACGCGGATTACGCGCGCGAAAATTGGCAGGGGAGGCAAGATGCTGGGGCGCATGCAGTTATGGTTGGTGGCGCTGGTGATTGGCGCGGCGGGGCTCTGGCTCACCATCGGCGGGGCCTGGCTCATCGGCCTTGGCGGGACGCTCGCCTATCTTCCCGCCGGGCTCGCCTGCATCGCCTCGGCGGTGCTGCTGATGCGTCGATCGAAAATCGGCGCGATGCTTTATTTCGCGCTCCTGATCGCGCTCGCCGTCTGGGCCTGGGCGGAGGTTGGCGCAGACTTTTGGCTGCTCCTGCCGCGTCTGGTCGGCCCCTGCGTGCTCGGGCTCTGGCTGGCCACGCCCTGGATGTGGCGGCAACTGGACGGTTCAGAGGCGCAGGCGCCTGTCGCTACGGGCCTGCGCGTGGTTGCGGGTGTTGCGCTGCCGCTGCTGATCGTCGCCGCGCTGCTCGCCACCCGTTCCGATGATGCGGTGCCCTCAGCGCCGCTGGCACAGGCTGCGATCGGCGGCGATGTGCACGACTGGCCGGTCGTTGGGCGCAGTGCCGGGGGCACGCGCTATTCCCCCGCCGCGCAGATCACATCCGAAAATGTCGCCCAGCTCGAACCCGTCTGGAGCTATCGCACTGGCGACCTGCCGGAAAATTTCCCGAACAGCCGCTCGGCGCAGATGTTCGAAGCAACCCCGATCAAGGTGGGCGACACGCTCTATCTCTGCTCGCCGCG is part of the Sphingomonas sp. C3-2 genome and harbors:
- a CDS encoding thiamine pyrophosphate-binding protein; translated protein: MSDLVTGGEAVVAALEALGVECIFGVPSQQNLALFDALSKSTQIRVIGTRNEAGAAHAADGYARATGRLGVAIVSTGPGTANAVNGLYEAGFASSPVMLITTQIDRVHLGKHKAFIHDAEGQFAMLQSVTRRTARVLHGHQIRETLLAVAEDILSGRPQPGAIEIPTDLLSARIPASTAAPRALQHDAPNPAMLGAVADLIAKAKRPLLWLGGGCIRGDAEASVRGFVEHLGAPVVTTLNGRSALATDHPLAVGSATSYPAFRKLLDAADLVVAVGTRFQAVASGFWTLPLAGKLVQIDIEPAMIGRNFPVLAGVVGDAGETLDALRDLVPGGTVDPEFIRLGADVRDELLDDSTDRIGPDHARLCDIADAVLPHDRIVVCDATMVGNTWGSYRLPIRNFRGFTYSTSLAIGVALPVAIGAAIGSGHRTLAIHGDGGVMLNLGELATAVETRAPMTLLVFNNRGYGVLKILQEAAGVTPYAVDLHTPDFVGLGKAMGMPSERVDNPDDFQAALERSVRIDGPSLIEVDLALMGEPRL
- a CDS encoding TonB-dependent receptor; amino-acid sequence: MSFTAFEAQAQDSDAQGNAPAATEAHSSHTIEDIIVTARRREESLQEVPVAITALSGQALEQKGVRAVEDLRQSVPGLNISGQRRDEASFYLRGQGPGIFNTGQRNFTSVATYFAEVPTDIAGPGMFFDLANVQVLKGPQGTLFGRNTTGGAVLFEPQRPTGVIEGHAKATIGNYDRREFEAVLNVPVIEDFLAVRLAANIAKRDGFTKNVVTGQDMDNRDYKAYRASVLLTPTDGFESLTIIDGLHKDQNGTSAILRQINSNMPIAAALAPYLERQKELGVRRTMIPTLLYDEQYNFGITNKTSWDVTDTITLKNIISVRKSRIDRGSDYDGTPIPTFLYENATLPRKWQTGQEQLTEEFQVQGRIPGLNTSYILGFYHELSKPGFPQELRQHLFGTITVRNLDARDESNAVFAHVETDLTDRLQVSGGFRYTWDKREASISVSDTQGNCTQRVPTGTGPITCPFSADAKFKAPSYDATVRYKLSDDAQIYAAYRHGYKSGGVNLPSPAPEFTRFEPEFVDEYEIGLKADWNVGFPLRTNLALFLDKYKDIQISQPVVIPNVAIQSLVRNAAEATNKGVEFETTLEPVDNLLINGFASYLDAHSDVTVPGTAAVKGRQTAFQPKWKYGFGIHYTVPTAESFGRLSVAADYSWQGRANTNELAANLITTYPGYSLVNARIELADVAQSGIDLSVFATNLTNKAYILGGFPLGGAIGFESALYGEPRMYGLSAKFRFGN